The genomic segment GGGCCGCCAAAAACAGGGAAGCCATCGAGCGGGTTACCAAGGATCTCCAACCTGATCGCTGGGATCGGTATGTATTTTCGCACTCGTACCTCGGTCTCGGTCTTGGGGTTGGGATCTTGGTCGCGCTTTTTGGGGTTGAGTTAGCCGTCATTATTTCTGTTGTCCATCTGGTGCTCTACCTCACCTTGAGTGCTGCGGTGAATGCAATAGGCCATCGATTTGGCAAGAGGCCTTTCCAGAATTTGGCCACAAATAATCAGTGGCTTGCGTTCCTGACCTTCGGCGAAGGGCTGCATAATAATCATCATGAGCTTCCCACTGCGGCCAAACTGTCCTTTCACGCACCCCAGGTAGACCTTGGCTGGTATGTGATCAGATCGCTTGAGCGGCTTCATCTGGCAAAAGTTAGGACGCTCAAACGCGGTCTTGTCTGACCCTGACGGCGTCGCGCTACTGGGAGCGTGAGGCGGCGTTGGTGCTGTCTCGACCAGGTCGGTGACAGCGTGTGGATGGACGGATGCGTGACTAGGCCCCTCATGACATTCCATGTGCCCCAGGCGACACGGGCCCTGCAGGTGCTCGCTAATTCAGCGCTGGCGAAGCGTAGCCCTCAATTCAGCGCTGGCGAAGCGTACTCCTAGAGTAACGTACTCCTCAGGAAGGGGCATCGTCAGTAGCTCGTTCGGGCACTGGGGAAGTCGTCGTCTCTACCCATGCTGGCCTATGCATGTAGGACGCGCCACCAACGGCTCGGTGGGGGTATCGCACCAGTGGTGACGATGGCAATGCGTTCGGTATGCATCGGCCAGCTGAGCACCAGGTAGCCCGCGACCGCCCCTGCAGGACGGCCGATCAAGTGAGGTGCACTGGTGAGCCGGACCTGATAGGTGATCGCTTGCCCAGGCCACAGGGCTACCTTGAGTGGCC from the Ferrimicrobium sp. genome contains:
- a CDS encoding fatty acid desaturase is translated as MLFALIFAFFITQLSILLTTVYLHRTLSHKALKLAPAAEFVVRLLLWLTTGIQRREWVGVHRIHHAHTDVAGDPHSPIVESYWKIQLLNLFYYRRAAKNREAIERVTKDLQPDRWDRYVFSHSYLGLGLGVGILVALFGVELAVIISVVHLVLYLTLSAAVNAIGHRFGKRPFQNLATNNQWLAFLTFGEGLHNNHHELPTAAKLSFHAPQVDLGWYVIRSLERLHLAKVRTLKRGLV